Proteins from one Nicotiana tabacum cultivar K326 chromosome 23, ASM71507v2, whole genome shotgun sequence genomic window:
- the LOC107792508 gene encoding BAG family molecular chaperone regulator 5, mitochondrial-like isoform X2, giving the protein MKSSRRNSFYSSSSSTVTCFMENDQSTPEIIQIPIQSPPENALPNLSAPTGTAAVKIQSAYRSYIVRTLVKKISAVNSEANYLQRLIQRQDTVDAVRSSERERIRMNEALMGLLLRLDSVPGIDPTVRELRRHVSRRIVGLQEILDAVSDTKIQNWDGFLMDWDDVIERMEMEVCKERGDNELETFCAEHLGFRCLQRFLRDQ; this is encoded by the exons ATGAAGTCTTCTCGCAGAAACAGCttttactcttcttcttcttccactgTCACCTGCTTTATGGAAAATGACCAATCTACCCCGGAGATCATTCAAATTCCCATTCAGTCCCCGCCGGAAAATGCACTCCCAAACCTCTCAGCTCCGACCGGTACGGCTGCTGTTAAAATACAGTCAGCTTATAGGTCTTACATAGTTCGTACCCTTGTAAAGAAGATTTCAGCCGTCAATTCTGAAGCAAACTATTTACAACGTCTCATCCAACGGCAG GATACAGTTGATGCTGTAAGGTCCAGTGAGCGAGAGAGAATCAGGATGAACGAGGCGCTAATGGGTCTACTATTGAGATTAGACTCAGTGCCAGGAATTGATCCAACAGTCAGGGAGCTGAGGCGACACGTGAGCCGCCGGATCGTGGGGTTGCAAGAGATATTAGATGCTGTTTCTGACACTAAGATTCAAAACTGGGATGGGTTTTTGATGGACTGGGATGATGTTATAGAGAGGATGGAAATGGAGGTTTGCAAAGAAAGAGGTGATAATGAATTGGAGACGTTTTGTGCTGAGCATTTGGGTTTTCGGTGCCTACAAAGATTTCTCCGCGACCAATAA
- the LOC107792508 gene encoding BAG family molecular chaperone regulator 5, mitochondrial-like isoform X1, which produces MKSSRRNSFYSSSSSTVTCFMENDQSTPEIIQIPIQSPPENALPNLSAPTGTAAVKIQSAYRSYIVRTLVKKISAVNSEANYLQRLIQRQQDTVDAVRSSERERIRMNEALMGLLLRLDSVPGIDPTVRELRRHVSRRIVGLQEILDAVSDTKIQNWDGFLMDWDDVIERMEMEVCKERGDNELETFCAEHLGFRCLQRFLRDQ; this is translated from the exons ATGAAGTCTTCTCGCAGAAACAGCttttactcttcttcttcttccactgTCACCTGCTTTATGGAAAATGACCAATCTACCCCGGAGATCATTCAAATTCCCATTCAGTCCCCGCCGGAAAATGCACTCCCAAACCTCTCAGCTCCGACCGGTACGGCTGCTGTTAAAATACAGTCAGCTTATAGGTCTTACATAGTTCGTACCCTTGTAAAGAAGATTTCAGCCGTCAATTCTGAAGCAAACTATTTACAACGTCTCATCCAACGGCAG CAGGATACAGTTGATGCTGTAAGGTCCAGTGAGCGAGAGAGAATCAGGATGAACGAGGCGCTAATGGGTCTACTATTGAGATTAGACTCAGTGCCAGGAATTGATCCAACAGTCAGGGAGCTGAGGCGACACGTGAGCCGCCGGATCGTGGGGTTGCAAGAGATATTAGATGCTGTTTCTGACACTAAGATTCAAAACTGGGATGGGTTTTTGATGGACTGGGATGATGTTATAGAGAGGATGGAAATGGAGGTTTGCAAAGAAAGAGGTGATAATGAATTGGAGACGTTTTGTGCTGAGCATTTGGGTTTTCGGTGCCTACAAAGATTTCTCCGCGACCAATAA
- the LOC107792507 gene encoding rho GDP-dissociation inhibitor 1, whose product MGFEDNKEGNKEELAPVNEANKKGGIADSDSEIEHEVNENKVSRQMSESSMYTTDQEDDEDETTNKIELGPQCTLKEQFEKDKDDESLRRWKEQLLGSVDINAVGESLDPEVKILSLEIKSPGRPDIVLPIPEDGKPKSPWFVLKEGSKYSLNFKFQVSNNIVTGLKYTNTVWKTGIKVDSMKEMIGAFSPQSEPYTHEMPEETTPSGIFARGSYSARTKFLDDDNKCYLEINYTFDIKKEWQAT is encoded by the exons ATGGGATTTGAGGATAATAAGGAAGGTAATAAAGAGGAATTAGCACCTGTTAATGAGGCTAATAAGAAAGGAGGAATTGCTGATTCTGATTCTGAGATAGAGCATGAGGTTAATGAGAATAAAGTTAGCAGACAAATGAGTGAGAGTTCAATGTACACTACTGATCAGGAGGATGATGAAGATGAAACTACTAACAAGATTGAGTTGGGTCCTCAATGCACTCTCAAAGAACAATTTGAGAAAGATAAg GATGATGAGAGTTTGAGAAGATGGAAGGAGCAGCTTCTTGGAAGTGTGGATATTAATGCTGTAGGAG AGTCACTGGATCCAGAAGTGAAGATCTTGAGCCTCGAAATTAAGTCCCCCGGTAGACCTGATATTGTTCTGCCAATCCCAGAGGATGGAAAACCCAAAAGTCCATGGTTTGTCCTGAAAGAAGGGAGCAAATACAGCCTAAACTTTAAATTCCAGGTCAGCAATAATATAGTGACAGGTCTCAAATACACAAACACAGTTTGGAAAACTGGTATCAAAG TGGACAGCATGAAAGAAATGATTGGAGCCTTTAGTCCTCAATCCGAGCCGTATACACACGAAATGCCAGAAGAGACTACTCCCTCTGGCATTTTCGCAAGAGGATCTTACTCGGCAAGGACAAAG TTTCTTGATGATGATAACAAGTGCTATTTGGAGATCAACTACACATTTGATATTAAGAAAGAATGGCAGGCAACatga